A stretch of Mesoplodon densirostris isolate mMesDen1 chromosome 7, mMesDen1 primary haplotype, whole genome shotgun sequence DNA encodes these proteins:
- the CARNS1 gene encoding carnosine synthase 1 encodes MLLCLSPAWLTKVPAPGQPGEAALLVSKAVSFHPGGLTFLDDFVPPRRATYFLAGLGLGPGRGREAAELARDLTCPTGASAELAQLLEDRLLTRRLLARQGDVAVPATLAFTYKPPALLRGGDASPRLRLVELNGKEGQETLVKEEVGAFLHSEALGDALQVAVKLSGWRWRGRQVMRLYPRAELGPVVDTVLALLEKLEEEESVLVEAVCPPARLPLPGSPPPGPELALRICAVVCRTQGDKPLLSKVVCSVGRGDRPLRHQSSLPRTLEAALAQCGLGEASQVAVVRQRVKAAAEAALAAVLTLEAGLSAEQRGGRQVRTDFLGVDFALTVAGRALTPVALELNGGLCLEACGALEGLWAAPRPGLADEEAAAAPLVETMLRRSARYLMEGKQLLLLGAGGFSKKFVWEAARDYGIKLHLVESDPNHFASQLVQTFIHFNITDHQNDEESARVLLELVRARGLQLDGCFSYWDDCLVLTALLCQKLGLPSNPPAAMHVAKQKSRTQLHLLCRHGPPWPAPSLYAVPCCPLESEADVDRAVRQVPLPGVMKLEFGAGAVGVRLVENASQCHEHFSRIARDLQDEADYPGIGLGWGNAMLLMEFIEGTEHDVDLVLFGGRLLAAFVSDNGPTRLPGFTETAACMPTGLAPEQEAQLVQAAFRCCLGCGLLDGVFNVELKLTRAGPRLIEINPRMGGFYLRDWILELYGVDLLLAATMVACGLRPALPAHPRARGHLVGVMCLVSQHLQALSSTASRETLQALHDQGLLRLNLLEDTLVPGEYEEPYCSVACAGSSPAEARLRLLGLCQGLGIDGPHYPVAYFLSHFK; translated from the exons ATGCTCCTTTGCCTGTCCCCTGCTTGGCTGACAAAGGTGCCAGCGCCAGGGCAGCCGGGCGAGGCAGCCCTGCTCGTCTCCAAGGCCGTGAGCTTCCACCCGGGGGGCCTGACATTCCTGGACGATTTTGTCCCTCCTCGCCGCGCCACCTACTTCCTGgcgggcctggggctggggcctggCCGGGGTCGAGAGGCAGCTGAGCTCGCTCGCGACCTGACCTGCCCCACAGGAGCCTCGGCCGAGCTGGCCCAGCTGCTGGAGGACCGGCTGCTGACGCGGCGATTGCTAGCTCGGCAGGGTGACGTGGCTGTGCCAGCTACCCTGGCTTTCACCTACAAGCCGCCGGCACTGCTGAGGGGAGGGGATGCCAGCCCGAGACTACGGCTGGTGGAGCTGAATGGCAAAGAGGGCCAGGAGACACTGGTGAAGGAGGAAGTAGGGGCTTTTCTGCACTCTGAGGCCCTGGGTGATGCCCTGCAG GTAGCCGTGAAGCTCAGTGGCTGGCGCTGGAGGGGGCGGCAGGTGATGCGTCTGTATCCCCGAGCTGAGCTGGGCCCAGTGGTGGACACAGTGTTGGCACTGCTGGAGaaactggaggaggaggagagtgtCCTTGTGGAGGCGGTATGCCCACCTGCCCGGCTGCCCCTCCCAG GCAGCCCCCCGCCTGGCCCTGAGCTGGCTCTGCGTATCTGTGCTGTGGTCTGTCGGACACAGGGTGACAAGCCCCTGCTAAGCAAG GTGGTGTGCAGCGTGGGCCGTGGGGACCGGCCTCTGCGGCATCAGAGCTCCTTGCCACGGACGCTGGAGGCGGCGCTGGCCCAGTGCGGCCTGGGTGAGGCCTCGCAGGTGGCAGTCGTGCGGCAGCGCGTCAAGGCGGCGGCCGAGGCCGCGCTAGCCGCCGTGCTGACCCTGGAGGCCGGCCTGAGCGCTGAGCAGCGCGGCGGGCGCCAGGTCCGCACTGACTTCCTCG GGGTGGACTTCGCCCTGACGGTGGCCGGCCGCGCGCTGACCCCCGTGGCCCTGGAGCTGAACGGAGGCCTGTGTCTGGAGGCGTGCGGCGCGCTCGAAGGGCTGTGGGCCGCGCCGCGCCCGGGGCTGGCGGACGAGGAGGCGGCGGCCGCGCCGCTGGTGGAGACGATGCTGCGGCGCTCGGCGCGCTACCTCATGGAGGGGAAACAGCTGCTGCTGCTCGGCGCGGGCGGTTTCAGCAAGAAGTTCGTGTGGGAGGCGGCGCGCGACTACGGGATCAAg CTGCACCTGGTGGAGTCGGACCCCAACCACTTTGCGTCCCAGCTGGTGCAGACCTTCATCCACTTCAATATAACAGACCACCAGAATGATGAGGAGAGCGCACGGGTGCTGCTGGAGCTGGTGCGGGCACGCGGCCTGCAGCTAGACGGCTGCTTTTCCTACTGGGATGACTGCCTGGTGCTCACGGCCTTGCTCTGCCAGAAGCTGGGTCTGCCCTCCAATCCGCCAGCCGCCATGCACGTGGCTAAACAGAAGAGCCGCACCCAGCTGCACTTGTTGTGCCGCCATGGCCCACCCTGGCCCGCACCCTCCCTCTATGCTGTGCCCTGCTGCCCACTGGAGAGCGAGGCCGACGTGGACAGGGCTGTCCGCCAGGTGCCCCTGCCAGGTGTCATGAAGCTGGAGTTTGGGGCGGGTGCAGTGGGTGTACGGCTGGTGGAGAACGCATCGCAGTGCCATGAGCACTTTTCCCGGATCGCCCGAGACCTGCAGGACGAGGCCGACTACCCCGGCATCGGGCTGGGCTGGGGCAATGCCATGCTGCTGATGGAGTTCATCGAGGGCACCGAACACGACGTGGATCTGGTGTTGTTTGGGGGGAGACTGCTGGCTGCCTTCGTCTCCGACAATGGCCCCACACGGCTGCCTGGCTTCACTGAGACAGCGGCCTGCATGCCCACTGGGCTGGCACCGGAGCAGGAGGCGCAGCTGGTGCAGGCAGCCTTCCGCTGTTGCCTGGGCTGCGGGCTGCTGGATGGGGTCTTCAACGTGGAGCTCAAGCTGACTAGGGCTGGTCCGCGGCTCATCGAGATCAACCCCCGCATGGGTGGCTTCTACCTGCGAGACTGGATCCTGGAGCTTTATGGTGTGGACCTGCTGCTCGCTGCTACTATGGTGGCCTGTGGCCTGCGGCCTGCCTTGCCTGCCCACCCACGCGCCCGTGGCCACCTGGTGGGTGTCATGTGCCTGGTGTCCCAGCACCTGCAGGCGCTGAGTTCCACCGCCAGCCGCGAGACCCTGCAGGCTCTTCACGACCAGGGCCTGCTGCGTCTCAATCTGCTGGAGGACACCCTGGTGCCTGGAGAATACGAGGAGCCCTACTGCAGTGTGGCCTGTGCTGGGTCCAGCCCGGCCGAGGCCCGTCTCCGCCTGTTGGGCCTCTGCCAGGGCCTGGGCATCGATGGGCCCCACTACCCCGTTGCCTACTTCTTGTCCCACTTCAAATAG